In Leishmania donovani BPK282A1 complete genome, chromosome 22, one genomic interval encodes:
- a CDS encoding rer1 family-like protein codes for MPPSNDLLGPSAGNPFLRKARVTYKRYLDASVPHRGLRWCFFAFLAILYVARVVTFGGFYVITYGLCIHLLYLLLLLITPLSDPDESEGTPLPTTHMDGDEYRPFMPKVQEFVVWKQMFTVLFVCLFLTMFSFLDIPVFWPILVLYFLMLFATQVGGRVRHMIKHGYVPWNTGKPKFVPKSTS; via the coding sequence ATGCCGCCATCCAACGACCTCCTTGGGCCGAGTGCCGGTAACCCCTTTTTGCGCAAGGCGCGCGTCACCTACAAACGCTACCTCGACGCGTCCGTGCCGCACCGTGGTCTGCGATGGTgcttcttcgcctttttAGCGATCCTGTACGTGGCCCGCGTGGTCACCTTCGGTGGCTTCTACGTAATCACCTATGGCCTGTGCATTCACCTGCTCTacctgctcctgctgctaATCACTCCGCTGTCGGACCCGGATGAGAGCGAGGGCACGCCGTTGCCAACGACACACATGGACGGCGACGAGTACCGCCCGTTTATGCCTAAGGTGCAGGAGTTCGTGGTATGGAAGCAGATGTTTACGGTGCTGTTCGTGTGCCTCTTCCTGACCATGTTTTCCTTTCTCGACATCCCCGTCTTCTGGCCGATTCTTGTGCTTTACTTCCTCATGCTGTTTGCGACGCAGGTTGGCGGGCGGGTGCGACACATGATCAAGCACGGCTATGTACCGTGGAACACCGGCAAGCCCAAGTTCGTGCCCAAGAGCACTTCGTGA
- a CDS encoding kinesin, putative, with protein sequence MTSKQTASSIEVAVRVRPIRGEIRESRTAWHVDATSLTEIAQPDCAFTFDRVYDIAATTAEVYERNVRGNIVARVAQGYNGTVFAYGQTGSGKSYTMFGDTANRSPGLIRLAVHDLFEALGAEQQQKPYMHTEVFVSVLEIYNEQLRDLLRGGDAGGGGANGAPSATSARGWASASSPSTTAPLSASPPVLSIRENAYGVYVHNALRMQVVSEQECISIIYAHAASRVSAATAMNEHSSRSHCVIRVSVERSHYIEDALSEADGEEDEDEDLSTQEEDDGDDGRASSTQTGLSGTSHAGRRAARCAGTTARAKAAKHKKKVISTLNMVDLAGSERVAKTGATGLRMIEGGHINKSLTTLATVIDRLASEASHPHTGGVASFIPYRDSRLTHLLKTAIGGNSFTVVLCCITPAIESADESRSTLQFASRAKRIKNKVCVNEVANAHTRMRELEAALRHTRKLLIAQTLYLWSKQLKIRKYEAQLSHIGQTNLSLSEHTPAASGPSLLMNQQQQQSMIIAQLTAQNDALREEVRDLKTRAELAGEAGGRDGGGKVLPSTGALAELVSLRQSLDSTQQLLKEREAALEATQASLNELDGLCRELEGENKAQADKIKALARCKSEAEELMCAVEEEHGALQQEVKLLRSQLQQSQTRLLEKHRGDDYLSELTALHVAHQNLQHSYSQLKEKADREKAELTQRLTRLTESNNTLEDELDEAKDRGSLINSHLWRLLSAAAQATQGKPLQIKDPAATVRDTQVMEAVRSLANVAVMANRRGSDGAGSGESVNELRSRIRFLEEQLVAKDAQRDVIVDAKLKRIQGLVLRLHRVNIALIEEMRQCFHDNELLFEIATKTSKTQKKVEKAGLTMRSLEAALSRARLAQPPHKPLYHN encoded by the coding sequence ATGACTTCGAAGCAGACGGCGAGCTCGATCGAGGTGGCCGTCCGTGTCCGCCCCATCCGTGGAGAGATTCGCGAGTCGAGGACTGCCTGGCATGTCGACGCGACATCCCTCACGGAGATCGCCCAGCCGGATTGCGCCTTTACTTTTGACCGTGTCTACGATAtcgccgcgacgacggcagaggTGTACGAGCGGAATGTGCGTGGCAACATCGTGGCGCGAGTGGCGCAAGGGTATAACGGTACTGTGTTCGCCTACGGCCAGACTGGGAGCGGCAAGTCGTACACCATGTTCGGCGACACCGCGAACCGTTCGCCTGGGCTTATCCGCCTTGCCGTCCACGACCTCTTTGAGGCGCTCGGTGCGGAGCAGCAACAGAAGCCCTACATGCACACGGAAGTGTTTGTCTCTGTGCTGGAGATCTACaacgagcagctgcgcgacctACTCCGAGGCGGTGACGCCGGTGGGGGCGGTGCCAACGGTGCACCATCCGCCACCTCTGCTCGCGGATGGGCGtctgcgtcgtcgccatcgacCACAGCGCCTCtctcggcatcgccgccggtgcTCAGCATTCGCGAGAATGCGTACGGCGTGTACGTGCACAACGCCCTTCGCATGCAGGTCGTGTCGGAGCAGGAATGCATCAGCATCATCTACGCCCACGCGGCGTCGCGGGTgtcggctgcgacggcgatgaaCGAGCActccagccgctcccatTGTGTGATACGCGTCTCGGTGGAGCGCTCGCACTACATCGAGGACGCTCTCTCGGAGGCTGACGGGGAAGAAGACGAGGATGAGGACCTCTCTACgcaagaggaagacgacggGGATGACGGACGCGCCTCGTCCACGCAGACGGGTCTGAGCGGCACGAGCCACGCGGGCCGTAGAGCGGCACGCTGTGCCGGAACAACCGCAAGGGCGAAGGCTGCGAAGCACAAGAAGAAGGTCATCTCAACGCTGAACATGGTCGACCTGGCGGGCTCGGAGCGGGTGGCGAAGACGGGTGCGACGGGACTGCGTATGATCGAGGGTGGCCACATCAACAAATCTCTCACAACCCTGGCCACCGTCATCGACCGCCTGGCAAGCGAGGCAAGTCATCCGCACACCGGCGGTGTTGCATCCTTCATCCCCTACCGGGATTCGCGGCTCACCCATTTGCTGAAGACCGCCATCGGAGGTAACTCGTTCACGGTCGTGCTGTGCTGTATCACCCCCGCCATCGAGAGCGCCGACGAGTCGCGCAGCACCCTGCAATTCGCCTCTCGCGCCAAGCGCATCAAGAACAAGGTATGTGTGAACGAGGTGGccaacgcgcacacgcgcatgcgagAGCTCgaggcggcactgcggcACACGCGGAAGCTCCTCATCGCCCAGACGCTTTACCTGTGGAGTAAGCAGCTGAAGATACGGAAGTacgaggcgcagctgtcCCATATCGGGCAGACGAATTTGTCACTGAGCGAGCACACGCCCGCCGCCTCTGGCCCATCTCTGCTGATGaaccagcagcaacagcaatCCATGATCATTGCGCAGCTCACCGCACAGAATGATGCACTGCGGGAAGAGGTTCGCGATCTCAAAACCCGGGCCGAGCTCGCGGGCGAGGCTGGCGGCCGTGATGGTGGGGGCAAGGTGTTGCCCAGCACTGGCGCCCTTGCCGAGCTTGTCTCTTTGCGGCAGTCCCTAGATTCCACTCAGCAGCTCTTGAAGGAGCGCGAGGCAGCTCTGGAGGCAACGCAGGCATCCCTCAACGAGCTAGACGGTCTTTGTCGGGAGCTGGAGGGGGAGAACAAGGCCCAGGCGGACAAGATCAAGGCGCTTGCTCGGTGTAAGAGCGAAGCCGAGGAGCTCATGTGCGCTGTCGAGGAAGAGCACggggcgctgcagcaggaggtgAAGCTGCTACGCTCGCAGCTTCAGCAAAGTCagacgcggctgctggagaagcACCGCGGTGACGACTACCTATCCGAGCTTACGGCGTTGCACGTCGCGCATCAAAACCTGCAGCACTCCTATAGCCAGCtaaaggagaaggcggaccGCGAGAAGGCGGAGCTGACGCAGCGCTTGACCCGTCTAACCGAGAGCAACAATACTCTCGAAGATGAGCTGGACGAGGCCAAGGACCGCGGCAGCCTCATCAACTCGCACCTCTGGCGTCTGCtgagcgctgcagcgcaggcgaCACAGGGAAAGCCACTGCAGATCAAAGATCCAGCGGCTACCGTGCGCGATACCCAGGTGATGGAGGCTGTGCGGTCTCTCGCAAACGTTGCTGTGATGGCGAACCGCagaggcagcgacggcgccggttCTGGCGAGAGCGTGAACGAGCTTCGCAGTCGCATCCGCTTTCTCGAGGAGCAGCTTGTCGCGAAGGATGCGCAGAGGGACGTGATCGTTGACGCGAAGTTGAAGCGCATTCAGgggctggtgctgcgccttCACAGGGTCAACATCGCTCTCATCGAGGAGATGCGGCAGTGCTTCCACGACAACGAGCTGCTCTTCGAGATCGCCACGAAGACGTCCAAGACTCAGAAgaaggtggagaaggcggggCTGACGATGCGGTCGCTGGAAGCTGCGCTAAGCCGGGCCCGCTTggcacagccgccgcacaAGCCTCTTTACCACAACTGA
- a CDS encoding proteasome regulatory ATPase subunit 5, putative, with product MPSAKEVAEARAYAQAQEEAADKRKLQNITEAELNELDTLTNDQLRTRARNLHQETQTLRSFENRSKQELISLKRDVEMGKKRVKENNRLPYLVASIAEVLDLSDDEDEAEELAVGRKKPERKQKSAVVKTTNRYTVFLPVAGLVDAERLSPEDLVGVNKDTFLVLDTLPPDYDSRVKAMEIDEKPKEKYTDVGGLDKQINELIEAVVMPITHKEQFEKIGIQPPKGVLLYGSPGTGKTMLARACAAATDACILRLAGPQLVQMFIGDGARIVRDAFALAKKKAPSIIFIDELDAVGSKRSDEGKHGSREVQRTMLELLSQLDGFGSSDDVKVIAATNRIDVLDPALLRSGRLDRKVEFPMPDEEARASILEIHSRRMNLDKDVNFKELARCTDDMNGAQLKAVCVEAGMLALRHDRTYVAHEDFVEGVAAVQARKKTNLNYYA from the coding sequence ATGCCGTCCGCGAAGGAGGTagcggaggcgcgcgccTACGCGCAAGCGCAGGAAGAGGCCGCCGACAAGCGCAAGCTGCAGAACATCAccgaggcggagctgaaTGAGCTTGACACCCTCACGAACGACcagctgcgcacacgcgcgcgcaacCTGCACCAGGAGACGCAGACACTCCGTAGCTTCGAGAACCGCTCGAAGCAGGAGTTGATCTCCCTCAAGCGGGACGTGGAGATGGGCAAAAAGCGTGTCAAGGAGAACAACCGCCTGCCTTACCTCGTCGCGAGCATTGCCGAAGTGCTTGACTtgagcgacgacgaggacgaggcagaggagctggCCGTCGGCCGCAAGAAGCCGGAGCGGAAGCAGAAAAGCGCCGTGGTAAAGACGACGAATCGGTACACCGTGTTCCTGCCGGTCGCCGGCCTCGTTGACGCGGAGCGGCTGTCGCCGGAGGATCTTGTAGGCGTGAACAAGGACACATTCCTAGTGCTcgacacgctgccgccggacTACGACAGCCGTGTCAAGGCGATGGAGATCGACGAAAAGCCGAAGGAGAAGTACACAGATGTCGGTGGACTGGATAAGCAAATCAACGAGCTGATTGAAGCTGTCGTGATGCCCATCACGCACAAGGAGCAGTTCGAGAAGATTGGCATCCAGCCCCCAAAGGGGGTACTGCTGTACGGGTCGCCCGGTACGGGAAAGACGATGCTggcgcgtgcctgtgcggcagcgacggacGCATGTATCCTGCGCCTTGCCGGgccgcagctggtgcagATGTTCATCGGCGACGGTGCCCGCATTGTGCGCGACGCGTTTGCTCTTgcgaagaagaaagcgcCTTCCATTATTTTCATCGACGAgctcgacgccgtcggctcGAAGCGCTCGGACGAGGGCaagcacggcagccgcgaggtgcagcgcaccATGCTAGAGCTACTCTCCCAGCTGGATGGCtttggcagcagcgacgatgTGAAGGTGATCGCCGCTACCAATCGCATTGACGTACTTGacccggcgctgctgcgcagtgGCCGCCTAGACCGCAAGGTGGAGTTCCCAATGccggacgaggaggcgcgcgccAGCATTTTGGAGATCCACTCGCGCCGCATGAATCTCGACAAGGACGTGAATTTCAAGGAGCTTGCACGATGCACAGATGACATgaacggcgcgcagctcaaGGCTGTGTGCGTCGAGGCTGGCATGCTGGCCCTGCGCCACGATCGCACGTATGTGGCACACGAGGACTTCGTTGAGGGCGTGgccgcggtgcaggcgcgcaAGAAGACGAACCTCAACTACTATGCATGA
- a CDS encoding proteasome regulatory ATPase subunit 1, putative, which translates to MSNEKGACQTKNTVRVKEDDKEEKEIIPLDKDDIALLNLYGSGPYHASIKELEEFVKSHVEELNKMGGMKESEMGLAPAVQWDLNSDQKVLERENPLHVGRCERILNKGQDDARYVISIREHAKYVVTIGERVAPEDIEESMRVGIVMGYSKIQIEIPLPPRIDRSVSMMQVEDKPDVTYADVGGVKEQIERIREVVELPITHPEKYTQLGIDPPKGVLLYGPPGTGKTLLAKAVANRTDATFIRVIGSELVQRYIGEGARMIREIFQLARTKKACIIFFDEVDAVGGSRGSGDGDDEIQRTMLEMVNQMDGFDSRGNIKVIMATNRPDTLDPALTRPGRMDRKLEIGLPDLEGRTNILRIHSRSLSCEKDVRFELIARLCPNTTGADLRSVCTEAGMFAIRARRKTITEKDFLDSVNKVVKGQHKFSATAKYMVYN; encoded by the coding sequence ATGTCAAACGAGAAGGGCGCGTGCCAGACCAAGAACACGGTCCGCGTGAAGGAGGACGacaaggaggagaaggagatcATCCCGCTAGACAAGGATGACATCGCGCTGCTGAACCTATACGGCTCCGGCCCCTACCACGCAAGCATCAAGGAACTCGAGGAGTTTGTGAAGTCGCACGTGGAGGAGCTGAACAAGATGGGCGGCATGAAGGAAAGTGAGATGGGTCTCGCGCCTGCTGTGCAGTGGGACCTGAACAGTGACCAGAAGGTGCTAGAGCGCGAAAATCCACTGCACGTTGGCCGCTGCGAGCGCATCCTCAACAAGGGCCAAGACGATGCCCGATATGTGATCAGCATCCGCGAGCACGCCAAGTACGTTGTCACTATCGGCGAGCGTGTTGCACCAGAAGATATTGAGGAGTCCATGCGTGTTGGCATTGTCATGGGATACAGTAAGATCCAGATCGAGAtcccactgccgccgcgcatcgACCGATCCGTGTCGATGATGCAGGTAGAGGACAAGCCCGACGTGACCTacgccgacgtcggcggTGTCAAGGAGCAGATTGAACGCATTCGTgaggtggtggagctgcCCATAACGCACCCGGAGAAGTACACGCAGCTTGGCATTGATCCCCCAAAGGGCGTGCTGCTCTATGGCCCTCccggcaccggcaagacGCTGCTGGCCAAGGCCGTGGCAAACCGCACGGATGCCACGTTCATTCGTGTGATCGGCTCTGAGCTAGTGCAGCGGTACATtggcgaaggcgcgcgcaTGATTCGGGAGATCTTCCAGCTGGCGCGCACAAAGAAGGCGTGCATTATCTTCTTCGACGAggtcgacgccgtcggcggcagccgcggcagcggcgacggcgatgacgagatTCAGCGCACCATGCTGGAGATGGTGAATCAGATGGACGGCTTCGACTCACGCGGCAACATCAAGGTAATCATGGCGACGAACCGGCCCGACACGCTAGACCCCGCCCTGACCCGGCCGGGGCGCATGGATCGCAAGCTGGAGATTGGCCTGCCGGACTTGGAGGGCCGCACGAACATCCTGCGCATCCACTCGCGATCTCTTTCGTGCGAAAAGGATGTGCGGTTCGAGTTGATTGCCAGGCTGTGCCCAAACACCACCGGCGCTGATCTGCGGTCGGTTTGCACGGAGGCTGGCATGTTCGCCATCCGCGCCCGCCGCAAGACAATCACCGAGAAGGATTTCTTAGACTCGGTGAACAAGGTAGTGAAAGGCCAGCACAAGTTCAGCGCCACTGCCAAGTACATGGTGTACAACTAA
- a CDS encoding ubiquitin-conjugating enzyme-like protein — MQAARLPTRIATGDGEDAPQPPPVHAPAPPAATDEQVTDQPQQAVGEATTPTDRAGFQPPSAEALAARQSRNSAGAEKMGGGQRLRDHTTAQRRLMQDYRTFQKNMAEGTSSNITALPVDGDFFHWHAVISGPCDTPWEGGLFKLDLIFGDDYPFSPPKVRFRTKDVFHPNVYVDGNICMDTLKSSWQSSLNLEALLISIQSLLSDPNPLSAANGAAARLLTENRSAYDEKIRALVEESLEQSFSMDDDSDDAEVDEGDV; from the coding sequence ATGCAGGCAGCTCGTCTCCCGACTCGGATTgccaccggcgacggtgaggatgcgccgcagcctccaCCTGTCCACGCCCCGGCGccccccgccgccacggacGAGCAGGTGACGGATCAACCCCAGCAGGCTGTAGGcgaggcgacgacgccgacggacCGGGCTGGGTTTCAGCCGCCCTCCGCCGAGGCCCTGGCTGCTCGGCAGAGCCGCAATAGCGCCGGCGCGGAGAAGATGGGCGGCGGTCAGCGGCTGAGAGACCACACGACggcccagcgccgcctcatGCAGGATTACCGCACGTTCCAAAAGAACATGGCCGAGGGCACCAGCTCCAACATCACCGCGCTGCCTGTGGATGGTGACTTCTTCCACTGGCACGCCGTCATCTCGGGCCCTTGCGACACACCGTGGGAGGGCGGCCTCTTCAAGCTGGACCTAATCTTCGGCGACGACTATCCGTTCTCGCCGCCGAAGGTCCGCTTCCGCACCAAGGATGTCTTTCATCCCAATGTATACGTTGACGGCAACATCTGTATGGACACACTGAAGAGCAGTTGGCAATCATCGCTTAACCtagaggcgctgctgataTCGATTCAGTCCCTTCTGTCAGACCCAAACCCACTCTCTGCCGCCaacggggcggcggcgcggctccTGACGGAGAACCGTAGCGCCTACGACGAGAAGATACGCGCCTTGGTGGAGGAAAGCCTTGAGCAGAGCTTTTCCATGGATGATGATAGCGATGACGCGGAGGTGGATGAGGGGGACGTGTAG